The following proteins are co-located in the Camelina sativa cultivar DH55 chromosome 12, Cs, whole genome shotgun sequence genome:
- the LOC104733493 gene encoding uncharacterized protein LOC104733493 has translation MSSSSNHYHYQRDGRDDLDAYFDAYFDNYAENSNLIQEPIEPKKWIYIPRNREEGHNNLWNDYFSDTPTYPDYLFRRRFRMHRPLFMRIVQRLSTEVEYFRQSQDATGRASVSPIQKCTAAIRQLAYGTASDTVDEYVRIGGSTARKCLHEFTAAIILLFGDEYLRRPTQDNLERLLYQNEKRGFPGMVGSIDCMHWGWKNCPTAWKGMYSRSTGKPTIVLEAVASYDLWI, from the coding sequence atgtCATCTTCATCAAACCATTACCACTACCAAAGAGATGGTAGGGATGATCTTGATGCTTATTTTGATgcatattttgataattatgcCGAAAATTCTAATCTCATTCAAGAACCAATAGAGCCAAAGAAATGGATTTATATCCCAAGAAACCGAgaagaaggccacaataatctatggaatgattatttcagtgatacTCCAACATACCCGGACTATTTATTCCGGCGACGGTTTCGTATGCACAGGCCATTGTTCATGCGTATTGTGCAACGTCTCTCTACAGAAGTCGAGTATTTCCGTCAATCCCAGGATGCAACCGGTCGGGCTAGTGTGtcacctatacaaaaatgtactgcagccATTCGCCAATTGGCATATGGTACTGCCTCCGACACAGTTGACGAGTATGTACGAATTGGTGGTTCAACAGCTCGGAAATGTTTGCACGAGTTTACCGCCGCAATAATCTTGTTATTTGGCGATGAATACCTAAGACGCCCCACACAAGACAACCTAGAGAGACTActctatcaaaatgaaaaacgtGGATTTCCCGGTATGGTTGGgagcattgactgtatgcattgggggtGGAAAAATTGTCCAACAGCTTGGAAAGGGATGTATTCACGATCAACCGGAAAACCTACAATCGTGTTAGAGGCGGTAGCTTCGTATGACCTCTGGATATGA